From Dendropsophus ebraccatus isolate aDenEbr1 chromosome 2, aDenEbr1.pat, whole genome shotgun sequence, a single genomic window includes:
- the LOC138783940 gene encoding autophagy-related protein 9A-like, which translates to MEPQEQFREYQRLEDFEEDSPPGEEDLLVHVPEAVKDSWHHIKNLDNFFTKIYHFHQKNGFACMVLSDFFELVQFLFVVTFTTFLFRCVEYDVLFANKPVNHTHSGVNPDRNKVTLTDAILPAQQCALRIQESSWIIFLLVMAAIFWLYRLVKMFCNLLSYWEIRKFYIRALKIPSDELCNFSWQEVQARLISLQKEQPMCVHKKELTELDIYHRILRFKNYMVAMVNKSLLPVRFRLPMVGDVTFLSQGLKYNLELLFFWGPGSLFQNKWNLQPKYKRLGQRLELAQELSRTIVLLGLANLFLCPFILVWQILYAFFSYTEVIKREPGSLGARRWSLYGRLYLRHFNELTHELQARLSRGYKPATKYMNSFASPLLAIAAKNLGFFAGSLLAVLIALTVYDEDVLTVQHILTAITVLGVLVTIARSFIPDEHMVWCPEQLLQCVLAHIHYMPDHWQGHAHKSETRDELAQLFQYKAVFILEELLSPIITPFILIFSLRHKSLEIIDFFRNFSVEVVGVGDICSFAQMDIRRHGNPQWMSEGQTQASVYQQAENGKTELSLMHFAITNPQWHPPLESSVFIGHVKEKVQQDAANAPPAQQILCDAPICSSILSNESGTAPDNLLASVLVHPVLTASGLPTRDRRFAQPTTTASAAASVLASLSASQISSRLPGLHSNMSLYSSERTVLQQSSMSPSDSQIQSISRSSLLASEFASAEMSLHAIYMHEVHQNQGSSQRPLGMWQATDMSPHQRQPPGSRSTHRSGYRGLRLGGWEEEEQEAEERTPLQTASAAHSTSSSASS; encoded by the exons ATGGAGCCACAGGAGCAATTCCGAGAGTATCAAAGGTTAGAGGACTTCGAGGAGGACTcacccccgggagaagaggacttaCTGGTGCACGTACCAGAAGCTGTCAAAG ATTCCTGGCATCATATTAAGAACTTGGATAACTTTTTCACCAAGAT TTACCATTTCCACCAGAAGAATGGCTTTGCCTGCATGGTGCTCTCCGACTTCTTCGAACTTGT CCAGTTCCTGTTCGTTGTTACTTTCACCACCTTCCTGTTTCGCTGCGTGGAATATGACGTTCTCTTTGCCAATAAACCTGTCAACCACACACACTCAGGGGTCAACCCCGACCGCAACAAGGTGACCCTGACCGACGCCATTCTGCCTGCCCAGCAATGTGCCCTCAG GATCCAGGAGAGCAGCTGGATCATCTTCCTTCTAGTTATGGCAGCCATATTCTGGCTTTACCGACTGGTCAAGATGTTCTGTAATCTGCTGAGTTACTGGGAAATCCGAAAGTTCTACATCCGAGCCCTGAAGATCCCCTCG GACGAGCTGTGTAACTTCTCCTGGCAGGAGGTCCAGGCCCGCCTCATCTCCCTGCAGAAGGAGCAGCCCATGTGCGTCCACAAGAAGGAGCTGACAGAACTGGACATCTACCATCGCATCCTGCGGTTCAAGAACTACATGGTGGCCATGGTCAACAAAAGCCTCCTCCCTGTCCGCTTTCGACTCCCTATGGTGGGGGACGTGACGTTCCTCAGTCAGGGCCTCAAGTATAACCTAGAGCTTCTGTTCTTTTGGGGGCCCGGATCTCTGTTCCAGAACAAATGGAACCTTCAACCCAAGTACAAGCGTCTGGGTCAGAGGCTGGAGCTGGCCCAGGAGCTGAGCCGCACTATCGTCCTCCTCGGGCTGGCCAACCTCTTCCTTTGCCCCTTCATCCTGGTCTGGCAGATCCTCTATGCCTTCTTTAGCTATACTGAAGTCATCAAGAGGGAGCCGGGCAGCCTGGGCGCCAGGCGTTGGTCGCTCTACGGTCGGCTTTACTTGCGACATTTCAATGAGCTGACGCACGAGCTCCAGGCACGGCTGAGTCGTGGTTATAAGCCGGCCACTAAGTACATGAACTCCTTTGCTTCACCACTGTTGGCCATTGCTGCCAAGAACCTGGGCTTCTTTGCGGGGTCCCTGCTGGCCGTCCTCATTGCACTGACCGTGTATGATGAAGATGTGTTAACCGTCCAGCACATACTGACCGCCATCACTGTCCTCGGAGTATTGGTCACTATAGCCAG GTCATTCATCCCCGATGAGCACATGGTGTGGTGCCCGGAGCAGCTGCTGCAGTGCGTCCTCGCCCATATACACTACATGCCTGACCACTGGCAGGGGCATGCCCATAAGTCAGAAACACGCGATGAGTTGGCGCAGCTCTTCCAGTACAAGGCG GTCTTTATATTAGAGGAACTTCTCAGCCCGATCATCACCCCGTTCATCCTGATCTTCTCCCTGCGGCACAAATCCCTGGAGATCATCGATTTCTTCCGGAACTTCTCTGTGGAGGTTGTGGGGGTCGGTGACATCTGCTCTTTTGCTCAGATGGACATCCGAAGACATGGAAATCCACAG TGGATGTCGGAGGGGCAGACTCAGGCATCCGTGTACCAGCAGGCCGAGAACGGGAAGACGGAGTTGTCTTTGATGCATTTTGCGATCACGAACCCTCAGTGGCACCCCCCGCTGGAGAGCTCCGTGTTCATCGGTCACGTTAAAGAGAAGGTACAGCAAGACGCGGCCAACGCTCCCCCTGCCCAGCAGATCCTGTGTGACGCCCccatctgcagctccatcctgtccaATGAGTCTGGCACTGCG CCTGATAATTTGCTGGCCAGCGTCCTTGTACACCCAGTCCTGACCGCCAGTGGGTTACCCACCCGAGACCGCCGCTTCGCTCAGCCCACTACAACGGCATCTGCTGCCGCAAGTGTCTTAGCGTCTCTGTCTGCATCGCAGATCTCCAGCCGACTGCCAGGACTGCACTCCAATATGTCACTGTACAGCAGCGAGCGCACAGTCCTGCAGCAGAG CTCCATGTCTCCGAGTGACTCCCAGATCCAGAGCATCTCCCGCTCCTCCCTGCTGGCCTCAGAGTTTGCATCTGCGGAGATGAGCCTACATGCTATATATATGCATGAG GTCCACCAGAATCAGGGCTCCTCACAGCGCCCTCTAGGCATGTGGCAGGCAACAGACATGTCACCCCACCAAAGACAACCACCAG gcagcagatccacGCATCGCTCCGGGTACAGGGGGCTGCGTCtcggaggatgggaggaggaggagcaggaggcagaaGAAAGGACCCCCCTACAGACAGCATCTGCCGCACACAGCACAAGCAGCAGCGCAAGCAGCTAG